The nucleotide window CGGGCACCGTGCCGCTCGCGGAGTACCTGGCCGGGTTCGACATCATCGTCAACTGCGTGCGGCAGGACACCGACGCGCCGCTGATGTTCGTCACCGACGAGGAACTCGCCCTGTTCCGGCCGGGGACCTTCTTCGTCGACGTCTCCTGCGACGAGGGCATGGGCTTCGCCTGGGCCCGCCCGACCACCTTCGAGGACCCGATGCCCACGGTGGGCGACGGCTGCCACTACTACGGGGTGGACCACAGCCCGTCGTACCTGTGGAACTCGGCCACCTGGGAGATCAGCGAGGCGCTCCTGCCGTACCTGCGCACGGTCATGAGCGGCCCGGCGTCCTGGGACGGCGACGTCACGGTCAGGAAGGCGATCGAGATCCGCGACGGGGTCGTGCTGAATCCCAAGATCCTCTCCTTCCAGAACCGGCCGGCCGAGTACCCGCACGCCCTGCCGGCCCCCGCTCCCGCCGTCACCCGGGAGCCGGCCTCCCTCCCGCAGCCGGTCTGACCGTCACCTCTCCCGCGGGAGCGTCACCGGCCGGTCCTCCCGCAGCTGCGCGAAGAGTGTCCGTGCCCGGTCCTCGTCCCACTGCACGGCGCTGCCCTTGGAGGTGGCGAGACCGGGGTCGGAGACGGGCACGTTGAGCTGCCTGCCGCCGCCCGCGGTGACGCCCTGCATGGCCCGGAACAGCGTCATCAGGTCCCGCAACCCGGTGTCCTTGTCGACCACCAGGGTGTCGAGGCCCGCGCCGAGGGCCGGGAAGGCCGTGGCGGGGTTGAGGAGGGTGGCGGGAGTGACCGCCTTCCTCGCCAGGGCGGTCAGGAACTTCTGCTGGTTGCGGGTACGACCCAGGTCGCCCCGGGCCTCCTGCTTGCGCTGGCGTACGAAGGCCAGCGCCTCGGTGCCGTCGAGGGTCTGGCAGCCCTTGCGCAGGTCGGCGCCGGAGCTCTTGTCCCTGACGTCCCGGTCCAGGCACATGTCCACGCCGCCGACCGCGTCGACCACCCCGACGAAGCCCGCGAAGCCGATCTCCGCGTAGTGGTCGACGCGCAGCCCGGTGTTGCGCTCCACGGCCCGTACGAGCAGGCCGGGGCCGCCGAGGGAGAACGCGGCGTTGAGTTTGTTCGGCTCGGCGCGGTAGCCGCGGCCGGTCTCGGGGCGGACGTACGCCGGGACGGTGACCCAGGAGTCGCGCGGCAGGCTCAGCATGGTGGTGCCGTGCGCGCCGGTGTGCAGCAGGATCATCGAATCGGTGCGGCGGCCCTCGGCCGAGCCGGTGCTCAGGTCCTTCCTGGCCTGTTCGGACAGACCGGCCCGGCTGTCGGAGCCCACGATCAGGTAGTTGGTGCCCGGACCGCCCCGCGGCCGGTCCGGCAGCGCGCCGAGGTCGACCTCCTGGGCCAGTTCGGTGTCGGCCCACACGTACGTGCCGACGCAGGAGGCGGCCAGCACGGCGAGCAGCAGGCCGGTCAGCCGTACCGCTCTACGGCCCCGGGTCGGGCGGGGCTTGGGGGAACGGCCGCCGCCCGCGCCCCGGCGGGGCCGGTTCCCGTCGTCGGTGCGGCCGGGTGTGGCGGGCGAGGGCATGCCGGGCAGGGGCGCGGTCCGGGTCGAGGGCGGGGCGCCGGTGGCGGTACCGATGCGTGTACCGATGCCGATGCCTGCACCTGCGCCGCCATGGGTCGGGGGGCGGGTCCCGTCGTTCATCGGCCTCTTCGGCATCGGCCTGTCCGGTTCCTCGGCACGTTCCCTCCGTACGGGTCATCGCGTGGGCACGCTCTTATACGGGGCCGGGCCGCCGATCTGTTCAGCGGCGGTGCCGGAACGCTTCATGCGCTGCCACGTCAGCCGGCTGCCGAGCAGCGCGGCGACCACGGACTGGAGAACGACGAGATACATGAGCTGCCGGTAGACGACCAGTTGGAACGGCATCCACCACAGGGTGCGTACGCGCTCCCCGTCCAGCCTCAACGCGTATCCGGCGCAGACGAGTTGCACGGCCATGAAGCCGAACCACACGGCGGCCGAGCCGAACGGGTCGAGGAACAGCAGGCCGTACAGGGCGAAGACGTCGATGACCGGGGCGAGCAGCGGGAGGGCGACCTGGAAGAGGGCGAGGTAGGTGAGTCCGCGCCGGCCGAACCGTCCGGCGACGCCCGTCTCCAGGACGGCACCGCGGTGCTTCCACATGGCCTGGATCGTGCCGAAGCACCAGCGGTAGCGCTGGCGCCACAACTGCCGCAGTGAGGTGGGGACTTCGGTCCAGGCGACGGCGGACTCCTCGTAGAGGACGCGCCAGCCCGCCCGCCACAGGGCCATCGTGAGGTCGGTGTCCTCGGCGAGGGTGTCGTCGCTGACCCCGCCGACGCCCACCAGCGCGGCCCGGCGGAAGGCCCCGATGGCACCGGGAACGGTGGTCATGCACTCCAGCACCTCGAACATCCGGCGGTCGAGGTTGAAGCCGAAGCAGTACTCCAGATGCTGCCAGGTGGCGAGCAGCCCCCGCCTGTTGCCGACCTTGGTGTTGCCGCTGACCGCGCCGACGGCCGGGTGCGCAAGCGGCTGGACGAGGTGGTGGACGGCGTCGGGTTCGAAGACGGTGTCGGCGTCCACCATGACCAGGATGTCGTGACGGGCGTGCTCCAGGCCGGTGTTGAGGGCGGCGGCCTTGCCTCCGTTGGGTTTGCGGACGACCAGCACCCGCGGGTCACCGGCGCCGGCGCCTTCGGCGAGTTCCGCCGTACGGTCCGTGGAGCCGTCGTCGATGACGACGATCTGCAGCCGCGGGTAGTCGCAGGCGAGCAGCGAGCGGACGGTGGACTCGATGCCGGCCTCTTCGTTGTAGGCGGGGACGAGCACGGTGACGGGCTCGGTCACCTCCGCCAGCCAGGGCGCGCCGGGCCGGGAGCGTTCGAGCCGCCGCACGTGGGCGCGGGCGAAGAGGACGAGCAGCACCAGCCGCAGCACGCCGAGCGCGCCCGCGATGCCGAGGACCCAGGTCATCGTGTCCGAGAACGCGCGCCCCAGGCGGACGGCTTGGATGAGGGCGGAGCCGCGCCACCGCTCGGCGGCCGACACGGGCTCGTACGGGATCAGCCGCAGCCCGGCCGAGACGGTGGTGAAGCGGTCGATGCCCTGGTTCCGGAGCAGCTTGCGCGTCTCCCGGTAGGCGGTGGCCGTCTGGCTGAACTGCCGGACCAGCCCCTGCGCGGGCTTGCGGGACGCCTTGTCGGCCGTGACGAGCACGTACCCCCGGGCGGTGGCACGCCGGGCCGCCGTCCACTCGCGCCCGCACAGGGTGTCGGGCGAGGTGGTCCGCGGCATCCGCAGGAGATTGGTACGCAGACCGGAACTGCCCGCCAGCACCGCTTGCGTCAGCTCCAGTTCGGTGTCGAAGCGGATGCTCGACGTCTCCCCGAGGACGGCACCGGTGTAGGTGTTGGATCCGATTTCGTGCCCCTCGGCGCGGATCCGCCGCACGAGGTCCGGATGGCGGGCCGCCTGGGAGCCCAGGAGGAAGAAGGTCGCGCGGGCCCTGTGCTGTTTCAGCAGGTCGAGCAGGCGCGGGGTCCAGACGGGATCGGGCCCGCCGTCGTAGGTGAGCGCGACGGTGCGGGCGGGCATCGAGGCGGTCTGCACGCCGTTGCGGTTGATGCCGATGACGGGCCCGCCGCGGACGACGGCGTCGGGCGCCGGCGAGGTGCAGGCGGACCGGGTGTCCGCGGCATCGACCTCGTGATCGGTCCACCCCTGGAAGAAGAGGGCAGCGAACACAGCGGGCAGGACGAGTGCCAGCAGCAGCCAGTGCCCGCGCGGATCCCGGGACTGCTTGTGCCGGGCCCTCACCGAAGGCCGTCCCCCTCATGGACGGCGGCGGCTCCTCTCCGGCCCCGCCCCCCGTGGGCCGGTGCCACGAGGAGGGTGTGCCGGCGCTGGCTGACGGGTCCGGAGGTGCGCATGGGGCGCGAGTCTAACCACAGCTCCGCGGCCGCGTACCGGGGTGAGCGAAAGAAACCCGTGCCGTCAGGCGTCGTTGCCGGGCGCCGCTCCCGGGCATGCCGGCAGCATGCCGGCACACCCGCCCGGGGTCTCCCACTGGTTGCCGTCTGAACGTTTCCTTCATCCTGCCGGCGCCCGGCCTTAACGTGTCCGCGTGATCCAAGTCGCTCAATCCCAGGCTTACTTACCGCCCTCGACCGCGTACAGGTCCACGACCGGACGCACGCCCACCGCCCGCCCCCGGACGATGAAGGCGGCACGATGAGACTGGTCGAACTCGTGCGGGCCCGCGACCTCTGCGGAGTGGTCCGCGAACTGGGCGGGATGACCCCGCGCCAACGCGTCCTCGCCCAGACCGGTTTGCTCGGACATCGCGAGTCGGCCGCCGGCCGGCGCACGGTCGCTCCGTCGGAGAAGGCCGCGCTGTCCGCCGCCGAACTGGGATGCCGGGTCACCCCCGAAGCCGCGGCGGCCTGGCTCCTGCAGCACCGGTACCTCACGCCGGACACCTGGACGGTGGAGATCCTCGACCTGCGTCCCACGGCCTGGCGGGCGGAGCTGGCCGCACGGCTCGGCGCACGGGCGACCGCCTCGGACACCGTGTTCACGATCACCGAACACCTCGTCCATGACACCGGCTGTCCGGTGCCGGCCTCGCACGAGTTCGTCCTGGCGTGGTTCTTCAACCGCGCCAGGAACCGGGCGCGACCCGCGCGCGTACTCGGTGGGGTGCCGGGGGCCGACCTGCCGGCGCGACTGCGCGCCGACCCCTTCACCCCGGTGCTCGTCCCGCCGGCCGTGGCACGACCGGGGCGCCTGGTCCTCGGCCGGCCGGGATGGCTGCTGGGGGCACTGCTCGCCCTTGCCGCCGAGGGTGTCGCCGACCGCGCCGAGCTGGTCCGGAACCTGTTCGCGGACATGGCCGGCGCCCCGCCCCGGGCGACGCACGCGGTGCCCGTGCTGACGGCGCTCGCCCTCACCCCGGCCGAACACGCCCGGGTCGCCCCCGCCCGCGCCGCACTGGTCGAGCACCTCCTCGGGCTCCTGCTCGAGGACGGCGGGCCGGTGGGGACGCGTACCCGCTCAGCCGCCTCGTCCGCCTCAGCCGCCTCAGCCACGGATCCCGCACAAACGCTGGCGTTCCTGCGTGCCCTGGCCCCCACGCCGGACGAGAACGCCCTCATGGTGCGGCAGCATCAGGCCCTGCTGGACCGGCCGGCGCCGGTGGCCGACTACGCCCGCGAGGTCCTGACCGAGCTGGGGGCGGAATCGGGACCGGGACCGGGACCGACATCGGACGAGGCCGGTCTGCTGGGGGCCGGTCTGTTGGAGCCCCGTCCGCTGCGGCCGGGCATGCTCACGGAGGCCTGAGGGCGCCGGGGACCCGGGACGCGGGGCACCGGGCGCCGGGGAACCGACCGGCAGGTCACCCGGGGGCGGCCCTGCCCGGGAACAGTCAGGACCGCCCCCGAGCCCTCATGCGGGCCGGCGGACTACCGGCTCGACGCCGGCGCCGGCGCGTACCCCGTCGGCCGGGTGGTGAAGACCCCCCGGCCCTGCGTCCGACTCCGCAACCGCGTCGCGTACCCGAACAGTTCGGCCAGCGGAACGGTCGCCGTGACGACCGCCGAACCCGCCCGCGTACTCGACCCGGTGACCCTTCCCCGGCGTGCGGCCAGGTCGCCGAGGACCCCGCCGACGGCATCGCCGGGGGCGGTGACCGTCACCTCGGCCACCGGTTCCAGCAGCGCCATCGCACTCGCCCGCAGGGCCTCCCGCAGCGCGAGCCGTCCGGCCGTCCGGAACGCCAGCTCCGAGGAGTCCTTCACGTGGGTCGCCCCGTCCCGCAGGACCACCCGCAGCCCGGTCACGGGATGACCGCCGAGCGGGCCTTCGCCGAGTGCGTCCCGGCAACCGGCCTCGACGGCCCGCACGTACTCCTGCGGCACCCGCCCGCCGACGACGGCCGACCGGAACTCGAACCCGGTCGCGCTGCCACCGGGTCCGGCGCCCGCACCTTCACCGGCCGCATCCGACGGTTCCACCGGCTCCAGCGGCTCCACATCGAGCACGACCTGGGCGAACTGCCCGGCCCCGCCGTCCTGTTTGACGTGCCGGTGGACGAGCCCGGCGACTCCGCGCACGACGGTCTCCCGGTACGCCACCTTCGGCCGGCCGACCCGGACGTCCAGGCCCTGGGCGCGGCGGATCTTCTCCACCGCCACCTCCAGGTGCAGTTCGCCCATGCCCGACAGCACGGTCTGGCCGGTCTCGCCGTCGGTGCGGACGACCAGCGACGGGTCCTCCTCGACGAGCCGGCCCAACGCCGCCACCAGCCGCTCCGTGTCCGCGTTCGTGCCGGCCTCGACCGCGACGGAGACGACGGGTTCGGCCGTGTCCGGCGGTTCCAGGACCAGCGGAGCACCCGGCGCGCACAGGGTCGATCCCGCGCGGGCGGACTTCAGTCCGACCACGGCGACGATGTCCCCGGCCACCGCCCGGTCCACCTGGGCGTGCCGGTCGGCCTGGACCCGCAGGATCCGCCCGATCCGCTCGGTGCGTGCCGCGCCCGCGTCCCACACGGTCTCTCCCTTCCGGATCGTTCCCGAGTACACCCGCAGGTAGGTCAGCCGCCCGGTGGCGGTCGCGTTCACCTTGAACGCCAGGGCGGCGAAGGGCGCCGCCGGATCGGCGGCCCGCTCCTGCCCGGCACCGTCCAGCGTGCCGCGTACGGCGGGCACGTCCAGCGGTGAGGGCAGGTACGCCACCACGGCGTCGAGCAGCGGCTCGATCCCCCGGTCGCGGTAGGCGGAGCCGCACAGCACGACCACACCGTCCCCGGTACGGGTCAGGTCGCGCAGCGCGCCGGCGAGCGTGTCCGCGCAGACCGTGGACCGGGTGCAGAACTCCTCCAGCGCGCCGGGATGGAGTTCCGCGACGGCCTCCTCCAGCAGCCGTCGCCGCCGCCCGGCCTCCGCGCGCAGCGCCTCGGGCACGGGCCCTTCCCGCACCTCACCCGATCCGTCGCGCCCGTCGTGTCCGTCACGCCTTTCGGTCCAGACCAAGGCCCGCATACGCAGCAGGTCGACGACGCCCTCGAAGCCGTCCTCCGAGCCGATGGGCAACTGGACGACCAGCGGCGCCGGATGCAGGCGCTCCCGAATCGACGCGACCGCCGAGTCGAGGTCGGCCCCGGTCCGGTCCAGCTTGTTGACGAAGGCGATCCGCGGTACGCCGAACCGGTCGGCCTGCCGCCACACGGACTCGCTCTGCGGTTCGACCCCGGCGACGGCGTCGAACACCGCGACCGCCCCGTCGAGCACGCGCAGCGAACGGACGACCTCGTCGGAGAAGTCGACGTGCCCCGGGGTGTCGATCAGGTTGATCCGGTGCCCGTCCCAGTCGCAGCTGACGGCGGCGGCGAAGATGGTGATCCCGCGGTCGCGCTCCTGCGGGTCGAAGTCGGTGACGGTCGTGCCGTCATGGACCTCACCGCGCTTGTGCGTGGTCCCGGTGGCGTAGAGGATCCGCTCGGTGACGGTGGTCTTGCCCGCGTCGACGTGGGCGAGGATGCCGAGATTGCGGACGGCACCCAGCGGGTTGCGGGCGAACGGCGCGGAGTAGTTGTCATGGTGGAGGTGGAGTTCGGTACGCACGGCCCGTGGCCTTTCAGAACTGATCGGAATTGATCGATCAGGTATCCGGAGGGGTCGGCGCGATTCCCGTACGAAGCGGTGGCTGACCTGTGGACCCGCCAGAAGAGGTGCGGAGTTCAGGTCAGACGTTCGAAACGGGCATCCGGTGCGGGCCGCGCAGCGCGCACCGGTGCCACGGAGACACGAGGATCACCTCGTACCGCGACAGGGGAACGACGACAGCGGTGCGGTACCGCATGGCCGGGCTCCCCTCAAGATTGCTGGACGGTCCTCAGTGGTCACGGCGGGCGTCGCGGTGGTGCGCGGCGGGCGTCGTGTGGCGAGTGTAGGGAACCGGATCGGGCCGCGGCATCAGGTTTTCGACGCCTGCGGCCGGTCCCCCTCTCCGCGTTGTTCCGGGCGGGCCGGGGCGACGATGGTCGGCGCGAAGCCGCGCGGGGCCGGGCCGCCCGCCCCGAGCACCTGGCAGCGCGCGTGCCCGTGCCGGGACCACAGCGCGGCCGTCCACGCGCAGAGCAGGGCGTCGATGAGGTCCTCCCGGTGCTTGTAGTCGGCCGCGCGCCGGGGTGAGGGCTCCTCGGTCAGCCGCCGGGAGACCGGGTGCGAGGAGAGCAGGAGGGGTGGGTCGGCGGTGGCCAGACCTGCCATGCGCGCGATCACCAGGTCGCACGCCTGCGCCCGTACCGCACGCCAGTCGGCCGCCGGCACCCGCGCCGGCCGGCGCTTGTAGGTCGGCCGTTCCAGGTCGTAGCCCAGTTCGGCCGCTCCGACGAGGGTCGTGTACGGATAGCACTCGGACAGGACGCGGCCGCCTTCCGGCGGTCCTTCCCTGCCGTCGTCGTAGGTCCAGCCCGCCTCCCGCAGCCGTTCGCGCAGGAGTACCCCCGCCAGACGCGGCGAGCCCTGGTTCGTGCTGTTCGCACTCACCTTCCAACGGCCGTACCGCTGCCCGACCTGCCGCTCGCACGTCCGCTGGCCCGCGGGATTGTCGACGACCAACGGCGCGTCGACGAAGACGAGGGCCGATCCGCCGGCGGCGGCCCCGGTCAGCCATTCCACCGTCTCGTCGAGACCACGGGTCCAGCCGCAGTCGACGACCGCGCCGCAGCCGTCGACGGCGGCGACGCCCGTCTCATTGGCCCTGCGGACCCCGCCCTGGGCCCAGGCCAGATCGATACCGATGAACCGCTCGATGCTCATGGGTCGGTGGTATCAGAGAGAGCACGAACCGGACCCGCCGGTCACCGCGTCGACGAGTTCCGCCAGCGCGGCGGCCACCCGGTCGAGGCCTGGCCCGGCCGGCCCGCCCGGTTCGGTCATGTAGACGTCCCGGCGGATCTCGATCATCAGGGCGCCGACCCGCCGGTCGTCGCCGTAGTACTTCAGCGGGACGTACGTACCGGCGAAGGGGCTGTTGACGCCCGTACCGCCGAAGTGCGCGAAGGCCTTCTCGGCGTGGGCGAGCAGGTCGGGCGGGGTGTGGAAGGGGTCGTGCCCGAGGCAGATCGGCGGCCGGGGACCGTCGCCGTGGAGTTCGTACGGGAGCCGCTCGCTCGGGTAGGAGTGCACGTCGATGATCACGGCCCGTCCGGCGGCTGCCAGCCGCTCGGTCACGGCGTCGGTCATGGCGGCGGCGTAGGGGCGGAAGTAGCGGTCGAGGAGCGGCTCTTCAGGATGGCCGTCCGGCCGGAGTGGCTCCCCGTGGGTGGTCCGTGTGTAGACGGCTCCCATGCCGACGGCCCGCATCTCCTCCCGTTCGTCCGGGAAGCGTTCGGGGTCGACGACCAGACGGGACAGCCGGTTGACGAACTGCCAGGGTGCCGGGGTGAGCCGGGCGGCCGCCTCCGCGGCGATCCGGGCGGTGTGCGAGTCGGTGATGTGGTCCAGCTCCCGTTCCAGCGCGGCGTCGTCGAGCACGATCCCGTCGCGCACGTCCGCCGGAACGGTCCGCGAGGAGTGCGGCACGTGCAGGATCACGGGTGAGTCGGGCGCGCCCGGCACGAGCCGGCAGGAAGCCGGAGCGTCGTTCATCTACGCCTCACTGGTGACGGTCACCGAGACGTCGAGGTCCCCCGAGTTGTCGGTCAGGCAGCCGGCGTCGCCGTCGTTGATGCGCAGTTCGAGCGTGCCACCGGCAGCCGCCTCGAAGGTCCACTCCTTGCCGACGAGCCGGCTCTCCTCGCCCTCCCCTCCCTCGGTGAAACGTCCGAGGAGCGCGCCGAAGGGTGCCGAGCCGTTGACCTTGCAGCTCTGCGCCGCGAACTCCAGCGACTTGTCGGTCTCGGCGTCGTAGCCGTCGGGGCCGGTCAGCGGCATATCGGGGTCGTCGACGGTCCACTCCCCCGACGTGTAGCGGACGGTGACCGTGTCGCCGGCCTGGATGAGTGTTTCGGTGAC belongs to Streptomyces sp. V3I8 and includes:
- a CDS encoding LCP family protein, yielding MPKRPMNDGTRPPTHGGAGAGIGIGTRIGTATGAPPSTRTAPLPGMPSPATPGRTDDGNRPRRGAGGGRSPKPRPTRGRRAVRLTGLLLAVLAASCVGTYVWADTELAQEVDLGALPDRPRGGPGTNYLIVGSDSRAGLSEQARKDLSTGSAEGRRTDSMILLHTGAHGTTMLSLPRDSWVTVPAYVRPETGRGYRAEPNKLNAAFSLGGPGLLVRAVERNTGLRVDHYAEIGFAGFVGVVDAVGGVDMCLDRDVRDKSSGADLRKGCQTLDGTEALAFVRQRKQEARGDLGRTRNQQKFLTALARKAVTPATLLNPATAFPALGAGLDTLVVDKDTGLRDLMTLFRAMQGVTAGGGRQLNVPVSDPGLATSKGSAVQWDEDRARTLFAQLREDRPVTLPRER
- a CDS encoding bifunctional polysaccharide deacetylase/glycosyltransferase family 2 protein, with product MRARHKQSRDPRGHWLLLALVLPAVFAALFFQGWTDHEVDAADTRSACTSPAPDAVVRGGPVIGINRNGVQTASMPARTVALTYDGGPDPVWTPRLLDLLKQHRARATFFLLGSQAARHPDLVRRIRAEGHEIGSNTYTGAVLGETSSIRFDTELELTQAVLAGSSGLRTNLLRMPRTTSPDTLCGREWTAARRATARGYVLVTADKASRKPAQGLVRQFSQTATAYRETRKLLRNQGIDRFTTVSAGLRLIPYEPVSAAERWRGSALIQAVRLGRAFSDTMTWVLGIAGALGVLRLVLLVLFARAHVRRLERSRPGAPWLAEVTEPVTVLVPAYNEEAGIESTVRSLLACDYPRLQIVVIDDGSTDRTAELAEGAGAGDPRVLVVRKPNGGKAAALNTGLEHARHDILVMVDADTVFEPDAVHHLVQPLAHPAVGAVSGNTKVGNRRGLLATWQHLEYCFGFNLDRRMFEVLECMTTVPGAIGAFRRAALVGVGGVSDDTLAEDTDLTMALWRAGWRVLYEESAVAWTEVPTSLRQLWRQRYRWCFGTIQAMWKHRGAVLETGVAGRFGRRGLTYLALFQVALPLLAPVIDVFALYGLLFLDPFGSAAVWFGFMAVQLVCAGYALRLDGERVRTLWWMPFQLVVYRQLMYLVVLQSVVAALLGSRLTWQRMKRSGTAAEQIGGPAPYKSVPTR
- the fusA gene encoding elongation factor G, translating into MRTELHLHHDNYSAPFARNPLGAVRNLGILAHVDAGKTTVTERILYATGTTHKRGEVHDGTTVTDFDPQERDRGITIFAAAVSCDWDGHRINLIDTPGHVDFSDEVVRSLRVLDGAVAVFDAVAGVEPQSESVWRQADRFGVPRIAFVNKLDRTGADLDSAVASIRERLHPAPLVVQLPIGSEDGFEGVVDLLRMRALVWTERRDGHDGRDGSGEVREGPVPEALRAEAGRRRRLLEEAVAELHPGALEEFCTRSTVCADTLAGALRDLTRTGDGVVVLCGSAYRDRGIEPLLDAVVAYLPSPLDVPAVRGTLDGAGQERAADPAAPFAALAFKVNATATGRLTYLRVYSGTIRKGETVWDAGAARTERIGRILRVQADRHAQVDRAVAGDIVAVVGLKSARAGSTLCAPGAPLVLEPPDTAEPVVSVAVEAGTNADTERLVAALGRLVEEDPSLVVRTDGETGQTVLSGMGELHLEVAVEKIRRAQGLDVRVGRPKVAYRETVVRGVAGLVHRHVKQDGGAGQFAQVVLDVEPLEPVEPSDAAGEGAGAGPGGSATGFEFRSAVVGGRVPQEYVRAVEAGCRDALGEGPLGGHPVTGLRVVLRDGATHVKDSSELAFRTAGRLALREALRASAMALLEPVAEVTVTAPGDAVGGVLGDLAARRGRVTGSSTRAGSAVVTATVPLAELFGYATRLRSRTQGRGVFTTRPTGYAPAPASSR
- a CDS encoding DUF429 domain-containing protein — its product is MSIERFIGIDLAWAQGGVRRANETGVAAVDGCGAVVDCGWTRGLDETVEWLTGAAAGGSALVFVDAPLVVDNPAGQRTCERQVGQRYGRWKVSANSTNQGSPRLAGVLLRERLREAGWTYDDGREGPPEGGRVLSECYPYTTLVGAAELGYDLERPTYKRRPARVPAADWRAVRAQACDLVIARMAGLATADPPLLLSSHPVSRRLTEEPSPRRAADYKHREDLIDALLCAWTAALWSRHGHARCQVLGAGGPAPRGFAPTIVAPARPEQRGEGDRPQASKT
- a CDS encoding N-formylglutamate amidohydrolase, encoding MNDAPASCRLVPGAPDSPVILHVPHSSRTVPADVRDGIVLDDAALERELDHITDSHTARIAAEAAARLTPAPWQFVNRLSRLVVDPERFPDEREEMRAVGMGAVYTRTTHGEPLRPDGHPEEPLLDRYFRPYAAAMTDAVTERLAAAGRAVIIDVHSYPSERLPYELHGDGPRPPICLGHDPFHTPPDLLAHAEKAFAHFGGTGVNSPFAGTYVPLKYYGDDRRVGALMIEIRRDVYMTEPGGPAGPGLDRVAAALAELVDAVTGGSGSCSL